From Sphingomonas hengshuiensis, one genomic window encodes:
- a CDS encoding asparagine synthase-related protein, whose protein sequence is MRLICGILRLDGGVASDATLDRMAAAMTAPGLTPSVTRRSEGALGMAVLDFTGRGEGLSEREGWIAATDLRLDRGGGAPDAWLVDAVQRHGPDFPDRIDGDFAVALWQREAATLWLGRDFIGARPLAWTMRPGRWFAFASLPKGLHGAGLASAEIDPVALGVKLRQSFFRGADSGFADIAYLPAGHSLCVGADAATAPRPHRAYRPDPRHVGSWRGSPAQAADTLRTLVTDAVAARMPPEGPVACHLSGGLDSSAITVLAAREARRRGGRVLALSMTTAQAIGPADRDERPMIAAVLAQEPDIDHALEHDGVRMPGQREDPDWPGSVVDGFDDRIMDRAAATGADRVLSGVGGDEGATYNGAGLYARLLRQGALRTLAREIPARARHDGVPVARAIVDRLIVPLLPGRARRLIRRRPSAMDDTHGTLRYLHPGLRARVRARSMAPILQTNTAAERVAAFADHHIPSRCTYYAILAARHGIAVSYPLLDRRIVDFMLSLPPSLFVADGVARQPFRTAMQGILPDTVRLARHKVGLFDQRFEDYAARKPALLGALAALRTESSDAAALFDLDAIAAGLDQLPEPGSAPDGAGSRHRTIAPWEPMIAIECLIAASRLASAETAAAETGGEAG, encoded by the coding sequence GTGCGGCTGATCTGCGGCATCCTGCGGCTCGACGGGGGCGTGGCCTCCGACGCGACGCTCGACAGGATGGCGGCGGCGATGACTGCGCCGGGGCTGACGCCGTCGGTCACACGCCGGAGCGAGGGCGCGCTGGGGATGGCGGTGCTCGATTTCACCGGACGCGGCGAAGGGCTGTCCGAACGCGAAGGCTGGATCGCGGCCACCGACCTGCGGCTCGACCGCGGCGGAGGCGCGCCGGACGCGTGGCTCGTCGACGCGGTGCAGCGCCACGGACCCGACTTCCCCGATCGCATCGACGGCGATTTCGCCGTCGCGCTGTGGCAGCGTGAGGCCGCGACGCTGTGGCTGGGCCGCGACTTTATCGGGGCGCGGCCGCTGGCATGGACGATGCGGCCGGGCCGATGGTTCGCCTTTGCCAGCCTGCCCAAGGGGCTCCATGGCGCGGGGCTGGCCTCCGCGGAGATCGATCCGGTCGCGCTGGGGGTGAAGCTGCGCCAGTCCTTTTTCCGCGGCGCCGACAGCGGTTTTGCCGACATCGCCTATCTGCCCGCGGGGCACAGCCTGTGTGTCGGCGCCGATGCCGCCACCGCCCCCCGCCCGCACCGCGCCTATCGCCCGGATCCCCGCCACGTCGGAAGCTGGCGGGGAAGCCCCGCACAGGCGGCGGACACACTAAGGACGCTGGTCACCGACGCAGTGGCGGCCCGCATGCCGCCCGAGGGTCCGGTCGCGTGCCATCTCAGCGGCGGACTGGACAGTTCGGCGATCACCGTGCTCGCTGCCCGCGAAGCGCGGCGGCGCGGCGGGCGCGTGCTCGCGCTCAGCATGACTACCGCGCAGGCAATCGGCCCCGCCGACCGCGACGAGCGCCCGATGATCGCCGCGGTGCTCGCGCAGGAACCCGATATCGATCACGCGCTGGAACATGACGGCGTCCGCATGCCCGGCCAGCGCGAGGACCCCGACTGGCCCGGCAGCGTGGTCGACGGGTTCGACGACCGCATCATGGACCGCGCCGCCGCGACAGGCGCGGACCGCGTGCTGAGCGGAGTCGGCGGCGACGAAGGCGCGACGTATAACGGCGCGGGCCTCTATGCCCGATTGTTGCGGCAGGGCGCGCTGCGCACGCTGGCGCGCGAAATCCCCGCGCGGGCGCGGCATGACGGAGTGCCGGTGGCGCGGGCGATCGTCGACCGGCTGATCGTCCCGCTCCTGCCCGGTCGTGCCCGGAGGCTGATCCGCCGGCGGCCCTCGGCGATGGACGACACCCACGGCACGCTGCGCTATCTCCACCCTGGCCTCCGCGCCCGCGTGCGTGCGCGCAGCATGGCGCCGATCCTCCAGACCAACACCGCCGCCGAGCGAGTGGCGGCGTTCGCCGACCACCATATCCCATCGCGGTGCACCTATTATGCGATCCTCGCCGCGCGCCACGGGATTGCAGTCAGCTATCCGCTGCTCGACCGCCGAATCGTCGATTTCATGCTGTCGCTGCCCCCCTCGCTGTTCGTGGCGGACGGTGTTGCGCGACAGCCGTTCCGCACCGCGATGCAGGGCATCCTTCCGGACACGGTGCGGCTCGCGCGCCACAAGGTCGGGCTGTTCGACCAGCGTTTCGAGGACTATGCCGCGCGCAAGCCTGCGCTCCTCGGGGCTCTCGCCGCGCTTCGCACCGAGTCTTCGGACGCCGCCGCGCTGTTCGATCTCGATGCGATCGCCGCCGGGCTCGACCAGCTTCCGGAGCCCGGTAGCGCACCGGACGGGGCGGGAAGCCGCCACCGCACGATCGCCCCCTGGGAGCCGATGATAGCCATCGAATGCCTGATCGCCGCCAGCCGCCTCGCCAGTGCTGAAACCGCCGCGGCTGAAACCGGCGGGGAGGCCGGCTGA